From Xenopus tropicalis strain Nigerian chromosome 3, UCB_Xtro_10.0, whole genome shotgun sequence, the proteins below share one genomic window:
- the LOC101730941 gene encoding tumor necrosis factor ligand superfamily member 13, whose translation MSHMVICGSVSLARGLWGGTGAWLGVLICLIALMCQSIHIGNLQVELSLMRKSQEEPRPEVKKHHNTKEEGLAICLRQKRDLTGARRPRHHGNRSYVHLVPDHFFTNDALDATLVSWKVSMKEGRAFQVQGVNVTVRNSGIYSVYSQVLYNDSRFTMGHLITRKLEGLSGGEKVLLRCVQSMPPNESMAYNTCYSAGVFQLQKGDSISLVIPRSNANLDARGEATFLGLVRL comes from the exons ATGTCCCACATGGTGATCTGCGGATCTGTTAGCCTGGCACGGGGACTCTGGGGGGGTACAGGAGCCTGGCTGGGGGTCCTCATTTGCCTCATTGCTCTCATGTGCCAGTCAATCCACATCGGCAACCTGCAGGTGGAGCTCTCCCTAATGAGAAAGAGTCAAGAGGAACCGAGGCCAGAG GTGAAGAAGCACCACAATACAAAAGAAGAAGGCCTGGCAATCTGTCTCAGACAGAAAAGAGACCTCACGGGAGCCAGAAGGCCAAGACATCACG GAAACCGTTCATATGTTCACCTGGTGCCTGATCATTTCTTTACCAATG ACGCCCTGGATGCCACTCTCGTCTCCTGGAAAGTGTCTATGAAGGAAGGGCGAGCATTTCAGGTTCAAGGTGTTAATGTGACAGTGAGGAATTCTGGGATATATTCAGTATACAGCCAG GTTCTGTACAACGATTCCAGGTTCACGATGGGACACTTGATAACACGTAAGCTAGAAGGGCTCTCAGGAGGAGAGAAGGTGCTGCTACGCTGTGTGCAGAGCATGCCGCCCAATGAGAGCATGGCGTATAACACCTGTTACAGTGCCG gagttttccaaCTGCAAAAAGGGGATTCCATTAGCCTCGTTATACCTAGATCAAATGCCAATCTGGATGCCAGGGGTGAAGCCACGTTCCTTGGTCTTGTCAGGCTTTAA